A single genomic interval of Pseudochaenichthys georgianus chromosome 3, fPseGeo1.2, whole genome shotgun sequence harbors:
- the ca7 gene encoding carbonic anhydrase 7 gives MTGNQWGYGKDDGPSAWNKNYPIADGDRQSPIDILPHQARHDPNLGPIVLNYDRCTSINIANNGHSVVVEFEDSDDRSVIQGGPLDNPYRLKQFHFHWGGKGCHGSEHTVEGNSYASELHLVHWNAVKFKTFGDAASTPDGLAVLGIFLETGDEHRWLHMITDALYTVKFKGNVTDFKGFNPKCLLPSSLHYWTYLGSLTTPPLHESVIWIVVKEPMRVSEKQLGKFRTLVFTGEEEDERTRMENNFRPPQLLKGRTVRSSN, from the exons ATGACAGGGAATCAATGGGGATATGGGAAAGATGACG GACCTTCTGCATGGAACAAAAACTACCCCATTGCTGATGGGGACCGGCAGTCTCCCATAGACATCCTCCCTCATCAAGCTCGACATGACCCCAACCTGGGTCCCATTGTCCTGAACTACGATCGTTGCACCTCCATCAATATTGCCAACAACGGACACTCTGTTGTGGTAGAGTTTGAGGACTCGGATGACCGTTCAG TCATCCAGGGAGGCCCTCTTGACAACCCCTACAGGCTGAAACAGTTTCACTTCCACTGGGGTGGAAAGGGCTGCCATGGCTCTGAGCACACTGTTGAAGGAAACAGTTATGCTTCTGAG CTTCATTTAGTGCACTGGAATGCAGTCAAGTTCAAGACGTTTGGAGATGCAGCATCAACTCCTGACGGCCTTGCTGTCCTGGGCATCTTTTTAGAA ACAGGTGACGAACACAGATGGCTTCACATGATAACAGACGCTCTGTACACGGTGAAGTTTAAG GGCAATGTTACAGATTTCAAAGGTTTCAACCCCAAGTGCCTCCTGCCCAGCAGCCTCCACTACTGGACCTACCTGGGATCCCTGACCACCCCCCCTCTGCACGAGAGCGTCATCTGGATTGTGGTCAAGGAGCCCATGAGAGTGTCTGAAAAGCAG CTGGGCAAGTTTCGAACGCTTGTGTTCActggagaggaagaggatgagAGGACACGCATGGAAAACAACTTCAGGCCTCCCCAGCTTCTCAAGGGCAGGACTGTGCGTTCCTCCAATTAA